In Candidatus Omnitrophota bacterium, the following are encoded in one genomic region:
- a CDS encoding homocitrate synthase, which produces MKKTKTKTKSSTQKIIRLIDVTNRDGVQTSRLGLAKLEKTMLNLYLNEMGVHQSEFGFPVTRHETNYLNANLELVKMGVLKPMILSGWVRAIVGDVEKATTMTKVEHLNLSISTSDQMLYHKFKGKLSKDDIVKEMTDAVDLARAKGIKTIGVNAEDASRSDMDFLIKFAQGAKEHGADRIRYCDTLGYDDPFTIYKRIRLLAAEVGIPIELHCHNDLGMVVATSVAGAKAAIDGGVDAYINTTVNGMGERAGNADLVSVILAIKYSSGFMDKYVLDPRIKLNCAWRIAKFASYAFGIPIPVNQVAVGSNAFAHESGIHADGALKDRRNYELYDFEELGRGEAEIIDTGRMITAGEYSGIKGFRNVYDKLEVKFKDEKEATKILELVRYANVHTQKPLTNDELRFVAKYPDIAKKIFTMTP; this is translated from the coding sequence ATGAAGAAAACGAAGACTAAAACCAAAAGCAGTACTCAAAAAATAATACGCCTTATCGATGTTACAAATAGAGACGGAGTCCAGACATCGAGGCTCGGGCTGGCAAAACTCGAGAAGACGATGCTCAATCTCTACCTCAATGAGATGGGCGTGCACCAGAGCGAATTCGGCTTCCCTGTGACACGGCACGAGACGAATTATCTCAATGCGAACCTTGAGCTTGTGAAGATGGGCGTCTTGAAGCCCATGATACTGAGCGGATGGGTGAGAGCGATAGTTGGGGATGTTGAAAAGGCGACTACGATGACTAAGGTTGAGCATCTTAACCTTTCCATTTCTACATCAGACCAGATGCTTTATCACAAATTTAAGGGCAAATTATCAAAAGATGACATAGTAAAGGAAATGACAGATGCTGTTGACCTCGCAAGGGCCAAGGGCATTAAGACCATAGGGGTAAATGCGGAGGACGCATCCAGGTCTGACATGGATTTCCTGATAAAATTTGCCCAAGGGGCCAAAGAGCATGGCGCAGACAGGATACGCTACTGCGATACTCTCGGCTATGACGATCCGTTTACTATTTATAAGAGGATAAGGTTATTGGCGGCAGAAGTCGGTATCCCGATAGAGCTGCACTGCCATAACGATCTTGGCATGGTAGTGGCGACAAGCGTTGCCGGCGCAAAGGCAGCCATAGACGGCGGCGTCGACGCTTATATAAATACGACGGTAAACGGCATGGGCGAGCGGGCCGGAAACGCGGATCTCGTCAGTGTGATTTTAGCGATCAAATATTCAAGCGGATTCATGGACAAGTATGTCCTTGACCCGAGGATAAAGCTGAACTGCGCCTGGAGGATAGCAAAATTTGCTTCATACGCCTTCGGGATACCCATACCCGTAAATCAGGTGGCGGTAGGCTCAAACGCATTCGCGCACGAGTCCGGCATACATGCCGACGGCGCCCTTAAAGACAGACGTAATTACGAACTTTACGATTTTGAGGAACTGGGAAGAGGCGAGGCGGAGATCATAGATACCGGCAGGATGATCACGGCCGGAGAATATAGCGGCATAAAAGGATTCCGAAATGTCTATGATAAACTCGAAGTGAAGTTTAAGGACGAGAAAGAAGCCACAAAGATCCTTGAACTTGTAAGGTATGCCAACGTTCATACCCAGAAGCCTCTTACCAATGATGAACTGAGATTTGTGGCAAAGTATCCCGATATCGCCAAAAAGATATTCACAATGACACCGTAG